Genomic segment of Candidatus Methylomirabilota bacterium:
GTTGAGGACAACGAGTTCAACCGGAAGATCGTCCACGACCTGCTCGCCCGCCAGCCCTACGACCTCATGGAGGCCCACGACGGCGAGGCGGGCGTTGAAGCGGCGCGCCGGGAGAAGCCGAACCTGATCATCATGGACGTCCAGCTACCGAAGTTGTCGGGCCTCGAGGCGACCCGGCAGATCCGGGCCGAGCCCGAAACGGCCAAGATCCCGATCATCGTCGTCACCTCGTTCGCGCTCAGCGGCGACGACAAGAAGGCCATGGACGCGGGCGCCTCGGCGTACCTCGCCAAGCCGTACAGCCCGCGGCAGTTGCTGGAGACCATCCGCAAGTGGTTGGGCGACGCGTGAGCATCGACACAAGGAGGCAGGAGCCATGAGCACGACCAGCAGATGGATAGCCGTGTGGGCCGCCGTCACCGCGGCCGCCGTCCTCGCCGCCCCGCCCGCCAGGGCCGGGCAGGAGGAGCAGTTCACCCCGGAGTACAAGGAAGTCCGGAGCGCGCCCGATCCCAAGCACACGCCGAAGATCGTGGCGCCGGATGCCGTCAAGCGCGGGCAGTGGTTCGACGTGACCGTCAGCGTGGGCTCGGCCAGCGACCACCCGTCGCTCGGGGAGCACTTCGTGCGCTACATCGCGCTCTACATCAACGGCGCGGAGATCTCACGGGCGTACCTGCACCCGGTCTTCTCGTTCCCCAAGGTCACCTTCACGATCGCCCTCGATGAGGGTGGCGTGCTCAAGGCCCTCGAGGAGCCTACCCACTCGGCGGCTTGGGAGGCCTCCAAGCCGATCAAGGTCACGCCCTGAGTACTGGGCCAAGTTACGAGCCAGTACTGAGGCGGGCTACTTCTTCCCCATCTCCACGGTGACACCGGTGGTGTCCTTGTCGCCGACCGTCACCTCGCGGGTGACAGTGCCGAGCTGCTCCTGCCAGACCTTGAGCGTGTACTTGCCTGGCGGCACGTTGTCGAGCGCGAACTCGCCGTTGGGGCCCGTCACCGCGTAGAAGGCGTGCTCCGCGACCACCACGTACGCCCGCATCCAGGTGTGGAGATCGCAGTCGATCCTGACGGTCTCGGGCTTCTTGAACACCATCGGGATCGTCCGCCCTTTCGGCTGGGTCCGGTTGAACGTCGGGTTCTCCGTGCTGACGCTGTGAAGGTTGTGGAGGAGCCGGTCGGTGTTGAGGAATTCGACCGTACCCCCAACCGGCACGATCACGACCCTCGGCACGTAGAGACACTGCTGCTGGTCCATCTGGACGGGCTTGGACGACGGCTCCCACTTGGCCGCAGGCGGCGGCTGGATCGACACGACCGCCCAGCGGATGCCCCGGTTCGGCCCGACGATCAGCTCGTCGCTCTCATGGCTCTTGCCGCACACGTACTGGTCGATGTTGATGGGGATCGCCTTCTTCTCGAGCGCGGGGCCGGCGTAGAGGACTGCACCCTTGATGGACGCCGCCGGCGCGGGCTCGGCGACCAGCAGGCAGCCGACCACGGCAAGTACAACGATGCGGGCCAAGCGGCCAGCGTGACTCCTCATGAGCGATCTCCCTGTGAGAAGGATTACTGCGTCCACTTGAGTCCGTACCGGCGCGGCTCGTAGCCTTCGAGGTACCGGAGCAGCGCGTCCACGTCAGGAGCAGGATACCAGAGGTCGAGAAATTCCGGCTTGATGAAGCCCTCGTCTATTCCCCGCTGGAACTGTGCCCACAGCGGGTCGAAGAAGCCGTCGAGGTCCAGCACGGCCACGGCCTTGTCATGGTAGCCGAGCTGCTTGAGCGTGAGGGCCTCCAGCACCTCCTCCATCGTGCCGAGCCCTCCGGGCAGCGCCACGAAGGCATCCCCCCGCTCGTCCATGATCGCCTTCCGGTCTCTCAACCCGTCCGTGACGACCAGCTCGCTGACCTGCGTCTCACCCACGCCCAGGTCGAGCAGGGCGCGCGGAATCACGCCGGTGACGTGGCCGCCGTGGCCGAGCACCGCGCGCGCCAGCGCGCCCATGAGCCCGACGCCCCCGCCGCCGTAGATGAGCCGCCACTTCCGCTTCGCGAGCTTCTCGCCCAGCTCCACCGCGGCGGCGAAGTATTTCGGATCCACCGCGTCGCTCGAGCCGCAGAACACCGTGACGGAGCCGATCATCCACGAAGGCTCCAGAGCCAGCCGGCCGCGCCCGCCCCCAGCACCAGCCACACCGTGTCGACCTTGAAGCGCCACAGGATGCCGACCGACGCGAGCCCGACGACGGCCGTGAACGGCGAGACCACCGCGCTGCGGACCAGCGGGATGGTCGCCGCCACGATGGCGCCGACGACTGACGCGTTCACACCGGCCAGGAAGTTCTTCATCCACGACAGGTGCTTGAAGCGGTTCATGAGCGGCACGGCGACCAGGACCACGGCGAAGGCCGGCGCGAAGACGCCGAGCGCCGCCACGATCGAGCCGAGCAGGCCGCCCGCCTGGTAGCCGACGAAGACCGAGAGGTTGACGATGGGGCCCGGCGTCATCTGACCGAGGGCCAGCCCGTCGAGGAAGACGCGGTCCGACATCCAGCCGAAGTGCCGGACGGCTTCGCCGCGCACCACCGGGATGATGACGTAGCCGCCGCCGTAGACGAGCGCGCCCATCTTGATCCAGAGCCAGGCCAGGCGCGCGTAGACCTCGGGCGCCGCCGTCACGAGCGCGGGCATGGCCCACACCCGCGCCGTGGCCGCCCCTGCGGTCAGCCGTCTCAGGACGGCCGCCGCCGCGCCGCAGAGGATCAGCGTGAGCGCCGTGTCGAGGCGGAGCCACGCGGTCATTGCGAATCCCGCCCCGAAGACCAGGGCCACATCTAGCCGCGTCACCGCGGAGCGCCCGAGACGCCAGGCCGAGAAGAGGATGACCGCGACGACGGCGGGCGCGATGCCGGCGAAGACCGGCCCAAGTGCCGGCAGCGCGCCCCAGCGCTCGTAGAGGAGCGTGAAGGCCAGCATCACGCAGAAGCCGGGCAGGATGAAGGCCGTGCCGCCGATAAGCGCCCCGGGCAGCCCGCCGCGGGCATGGCAGATGAGCACGCCCAGCTGGGTCGAGGCCGGACCCGGCAGCATCTGGCACAGCGCCAGGCCGTCGAGAAACTCCTGCTTGGAGAGCCAGCGCCGGCGCTCGACCACCTCGGTCTCCATCATGGCGATGTGGACGAGCGGGCCGCCGAACCCGCCGAAGCCCAGACGCAGAAAAAGACGCACGAGGGCGCCCAGAGAACTTGGGCCGCTCACGCGGAGGCGCGGCCGGGCCGCGCGGCATTCTCTCGGGCGATCGCGGCATTGCGGCGGAGCCCCGCGGGCTTGGGGCGCAGCAGCGCCGTGCCGGCAAAGCGCGCGCGGAGCTCCTCGTCGCTCATGGCGGCGATGCGCTCGGCGCCCGGATACGGCGCCGACGGCAGGAAGGCGCCCTCGCGAGTCACGGGCGACTTCCGGTTCCACGGGCAGACGTCCTGGCAGACGTCGCAGCCGAACTCCCACGGGCCGAGCTCGCCCTCGAGCGCCGGGTCGAGAGGCCCGCGGTGCTCGATCGTGAGATACGAAATGCAGCGCCGCGCATCGAGGACATACGGAGCCGCGAACGCCCCAGTCGGGCAGGCGTCGAGGCAGGCGCGGCAGGTGCCGCACCGGTCGGGGAGCGGCTCGTCGAAGTCGAGCGCGGCCGTCGTCAGCAGCACGCCGATCAGGAACCATGAGCCCAGGTCCGGGTGGAGCAGCATGGTGTTCTTGCCGACCCAGCCCAGCCCCGCCCGCGCGGCAAGATCACGCTCGAGGATGGGGCCCGTGTCGACGTATCCCTTGCTGACGGCGCCGCAGGCCTCCGCCAGGTGCGCGGCGAGCGCGGCGAGCCGGGGCGTCATCACGTCGTGGTAGTCGCGCCCCCGCGCGTAGCGCGCCACGGGCGCCCACGACGGATCGCCCGCGGGCTCGCCCTGGTAGTAGTTGAGCGCCACGCAGACGACCGAGCGGGCGCCGGGCAGGACGCGCGCGGGCTCCAGGCGCTCGCCGAGGCGGCGCTCGAGGTAGCCCATCGTGCCGGCATAGCCGGCCTCGAGCCAGCGCCGAAGCGCGTCGCCGTGCTCCGGCGCCGAGGCAGGCCCTATCGAGACGCGATCGAAGCCCAGCTCGAGGGCGCGCGCCTTGACCAGCTCGGTCAGCGTGACGGCCGCGAGCGTCACGACCTGCGGGCCTTGACGATCAGATGCGCGCGCGTCAGGGTGCGGCCGCCCTCTTCGAGGAACGCGACGTAGCGGAACCAGCGCCCGTCCACCCGCCACTTGTCCTCGAGCCCGACGGCCGCGGCGAGCCCTTCCTCGAGCGAGGTGAAGCGCGTCACCTCGCGCTCGACCTCGATCACCTCCGGGGCGAAACCGTGGAAGCGGAGCGCCCGCTCGATCCGCGCCTCGTCATAGGCAAAGCGCGAGACCTTGCCGGTTTCCTTCCACTGCTCGACGTGGAACGCCACCATCGCGAGGCACTGCCCCGGCGCCAGCGCCCGCCCCGCGCGCTCGATGATGGCGTCGGAAGCGCAGAGATACGCCGTCACCAGGTCGGGCTGCCAGCGGTCGTACTCCTCCCGCTCGACGTCCGCCTCGTGGAACTCGACATTGGACAGGCGCGCGGCCCCGGCAAGCCGCCGGGCGTCCCGGATAGCGGCGGGGTCTCGGTCGAGGCCACTTACGTGCTTGGCCCGAGGGGCGAGCCACAGCGTGAGGCGCCCGGCCCCGCAGCCGACGTCGAGCACCCGAAGTGCCTCGAGCTCCTCAGCGGCCAGCGCCGCCAGGAACCGCGGCGAGAAGGACACGCTACTCCGCCTTGAAGTACTTGGCTTCCGGGTGGTGGAAGACAAGCGCCGAGACGGACGCTTCCGGGTCCATCATGAAGCCCTCCGTCAGGGCGAGCCCGATCTGCGCCGGCTCCAGCAGGTCGAAGAGGATGCGCTGGTCCGCGAGGTTCGGGCAGGCCGGATAGCCGAAGGAGACGCGAAGACCCTGATAACGCGCCTTGAGCTTGTCCTCGAGCGCCATGCCGGGCGGATCGGGGAAGCCCCACTGGGTACGGAGGCGCGCGTGGAGCATCTCCGCCAGCGCCTCGGCCAGCTCGATGGCGAGGGACTGGATGGCGTGGGAGCGGAGGTACTCTCCCTCCTCCTTCCAGCGCTCGGCGAGCTGCCTCACCCCCGCTCCACACGTGACGGTGAAGAGCGCGACGTAGTCCGGCTCGCCAGAGGCGGCGTCGCGCACGTAGTCGGAAAGGCACAACCGCTCGCCCCCGCGCTGGCGCGGAAAGTGGAAGCGCGCCGCCTCCCGCCCGTCGCGGTAGAGGATCAGGTCGTCGCCGGACGAGCGCGCCTCGAAGAACCGGTAGAGCGCGTTGGCGTCGATCCATCCGTGCTCGGCGGCCTCGCGTTCGAGCCCTTCGATCACCGCGTTGATCTCGACGGTCGTGGGATCACCCTCCGCCAGCAGGCGCGCCACGGACCCCTTCACGCCCAGGTGCTTGCCCAGCAGCATCTGGAGGTTGAGGTACGGGTAGAGGTGGGCGAGAGGCACGCGCCGCAGCACGTGGAGATCGAGGTCGGACGGCTTCGGCACTGGAACCGTCCGTGAGACGGTCGAGCGCTCCGCCACGGGCGCCGCCTGCGCGGGCGCCACTTGTTCCGCCGCCGCCGCTGCCGCGCCCGCGCGCAGCGCCTCCTGCTCAGCCCGCAGCCGCTCGAGAGCCGCCTCCCGGGTGGTCGCGCCGAAGACCCGGTTGGCGAGGTCGAGGCCGTCCATGGCGTCCTTGGCGTAGAGGGTCGGCCCGCCATACTCGACCGCGATGCGCGTGGCGGTGAACCTGCGTGTCAACGCCGCGCCGCCGACGAAGAGGGGGATCTCGATCCCCGCCGCGCGAAGGTCCTGCGCGGTCGTCACCATCTGCTGGGCGGACTTGACGAGCAGCCCCGACAGCCCGATGGCGTCCGGCTTGTGCTGGTGGTAGGCCGCGATCAGCTCCTCGGGCGGGATCTTGATGCCGAGGTTGATGATGCGGTAGCCGTTGTTCTTCAGCACGATCTCGACCAGGTTCTTGCCGATGTCGTGGACGTCGCCCTTGACCGTCGCCAGCACGAGCGTCGCGCGCGTCGCGCTCTCGTCCTTCTCCATGAAGCCCTCGAGGTAGGCGACGGCCGCCTTCATGGCCTCGGCCGACTGGAGCACCTCGGCCACGATCAGCTGGTTGTCGTTGAAGAGCCGGCCCACTTCCTCCATGCCCTTCATGAGAGGCCCGTTGACGATCGCGAGCGCGCCGGCCTCCTTGAGTTTCAGGGCCAGGTCCTCGAGGAGGCCCTCCTTCGAGCCTTCCACGATGTAGCGCCCCAACCGCTCGTCGAGCGGCAGCGCGACGGTCGATTTCGCCTCCTTCTTCCTTCCGCGGAAATGGGCGGCGAAGGCCGCGACGGGGTCCGTGCCGCGCCAGTAGATCAGGTCTTCCGCTAGCGTGCGCTCTTCCTCGGGGATGGAGGGGTAGCGCTCGAGCCGCTCGCTGTTGACGATGGCGTAGTCGAGCCCTGCCTTGATGCAGTGGTAGAGGAAGACGGCGTTCAGCACCTCGCGCCCCGCCGGCGGGAGGCCGAAGGAGACGTTCGAGATGCCGAGGATCGTCTTGCACGCGGGGAAGCGCGCCTTGATGGCACGGATGCCCTCGATCGTCTCGACGGCGGAGCCGATGTAGTTCGCGTCACCCGTGCCGACGGGGAAGACCAGGGCGTCGAAGATGAGGTCGCGCTCGGCCAGCCCGTACTGCTCCGTGAGCAGCGCGTGCGAGCGCTCGGTGACTGCCAGCTTCCGGGCGCGCGTGACGGCCATGCCCTGCTGCTTGTCCTCGTCGATGCAGCCGACCACGACGGCGCCGCCATACGTCTTGAGCAGCGGCACGACCCGGTCGAAGCGCTCGAGACCGTCCTCGAGGTTGATCGAGTTGACGATGGCCTTGCCCTGGCAGGCCTTGAGCGCGCTCTCGATGACGGCCGCGTCGGTCGAGTCGATCATGAGCGGGACCTTGACCATGCGGGTCACGCGGGCCATGAAGCGATCCACGTCGGCCAGCTCGTCGCGGTCCGGGTTGGCGAGGCAGACATCGACCACCTGCGCCCCGCCCTTGACCTGGGCACGGCCGACCTCGGCCGCCTCCTCGAACTTGTCCGCGACGATCAGCTCCTTGAACTTCCGCGAGCCGATGACATTGGTCCGCTCGCCCACCAACAGAGGGCGGTTGTCGTCGGCTGGGTAGACCGCCTCGATGCCGCTGACCGCCGCGGCGCGGCTCGCCGCCGGGCGCCGTGGCGTCCGCCCCTCGGCGATGCGGGCCAGCGCCGCGATGTGCGCCGGGGTCGTCCCGCAGCAGCCGCCGATCGCGTTGACCCAGCCCTCCTCGACGAAGCGTCGCATCTTGAGCGCCAGGCTCTCGGCCGTCTCCTCGTAGTGGCCGCGCTCGTCCGGCAGCCCCGCGTTGGGATACGCGGTGACGAAGCACGTCGCGATCTCGCTCAGCGAGCGCAGATGGTCCGTCATGAACTCGGGCCCCGTGGCGCAGTTGAGCCCGATCGAGAAGAGACCGAGGTGCTCGAGGGAGGCGTAAAGCGCGTCCACCCCCTGCCCCGCCAGCATCGTGCCCATGGGCTCGATGGTGCCGCTGACCATGAGGGGCAGGGAGCGCCCCGCCTCGGCCATGGCGCGCTTCACGCCGATGGCGGCCGCCTTGACGTTCAGCGTGTCCTGGCAGGTCTCGAGGAGGAGCGCGTCCACGCCGCCTTCGATCAGCGCACGCGCCTGGCGGTAGTAGGCGTCGAGCACCTGATCGAAGGTCACGCCGCCCGTGACCGAGATGGTCCGGGTGCCGGGGCCCATGCCGCCCAGGACGAAGCGCGGACGCTCCTCGGTGCTCCGGCTGTCGGCGGCCTCGCGGGCCAGCCGCGCCCCGGCAAGCGTGATCTCGTGGCAGCGCTCGGCCAGTCCATATTCGGCAAGCACATAGGGGGCACAGCCGAAGGAATTGGGCGAGATGAGATCGGCGCCGGCGTCGAGATAGGCCTCGTGTATGGCCCGGATGACGTCGGGGCGCGTGAGGTTGAGGTGCTCGTTGCACCCCTCGAGGGCCGCCCCGCCGAAATCGGCCGCGCCGAGGTCGCGCGCCTGGATCTGGGTGCCCATGGCCCCGTCCATGAGCAGGATGCGGCCCCCGAAGGCCTGGGCGAGTTTCGATCCGGCGCCGCTCATGCGCTCATTCTAGCGCAGCGGCGCCGAAACCCGCAGGGAGGCGCTCAGCCTGTGATCGCGCCTTCCATGGCTGCGCCGCGAGCCGAGGAGCCAGCGCTCCTCTTCGGGACCCTGTAGGGGTGTCGCGGGCCCCGCGGCCCAGGGCAGCCGTCTGCCCGGACCCAGACTCGCGCCCCGATGAACGGCCCCCTCCTCCGGTTGGACGATCCCGTTTGACCTCTCCCACGCGCTCTGGCATGCTCGGCGCACGATACCGGGCGGTTCATCCGCGCTGTGCGCAGTTGACTGGCCAAGGCCCACGCCGGCCGTGACTGAGAATAGGCTTTATGTCATCGACGCTCTCCGCCGCATCTTCGAAAGCTGTTTCCCCGTTTCGACGGCGGCTTCCGCCACTTCATTTGTGTTCATTGTCTCCGGGGGCCGGGGCCGGAGATACTCTTTCGCAGCCGGATCCCCGTGGAAGGCTCCGGGGTGAATCTCGACGAGACGCTTCTTCGAAGAAGGAGTCCCCATGCCCGAAGGCCCGGAAGTCGAAACCGAAAAACTGCACGAGACGATTCACGAGGAGCTGGAGCACGGGGGCGGCTCGTTCCTGAAACGGATCGCGCTGACGACGGCGATCCTCGCGGCGTTCGCGGCCATCGCCTCGCTCCGCGCCGGCGCCACCGTGAACGTGGCGCTGGTCCTGAAGACCGAGGCCACGCGCCTGCAGGCGGAAGCCTCCGACCAGTGGGCCTACTACCAGGCGAAGGGCCTGAAGGCGGCGGTCCAGGAAGCTTCCGCTACGTCGTGGCTCGCCATGGGCAAGGAGCCGCCCGCGAAGTACCTGGACGACCAGAAGCGCTACAAGGACGAGCAGGCCGAGATCCGGAAGAAGGCCGAGGAAAAGGAGCATCAGCGCGACGAGAAATCGAAGGAGGCAGACGAGCTCATCCACCACCACCATGGCTTCGCGAGCGCGGTGGCCCTGTTTCAGGTCTCCATCGCGCTCGGCGCCGTGGCCGCCCTCACCCGCAACCGCCTCGTCTGGTTCGGCTCCATGGGTGTGGGCCTCGTGGGCATCGTCCTCTTCGCGAAGACGCTGTTCGGCTAGCTGTCAGCCTTTCTTCGGAGCGATCCGCCGTCTCATGGCCGCCGCGTGAGCGTGGCGCGCGAGCGGATCGCTTCAGGGCGGATGCATCTCATCGCCACGATCGACGCCCCGGCCGTCATTCAGCGGATCCTCGCCCATCTCGGGCTCCCAGGTGTGCGGGACGGCCCGCCGTCCCCGGCCGCCGTGTCGGCGGCGGAAGCTGAGCAGCGGGCACTCCCCTACGTGACGAGGTAGGCGGTGCCACGGGCCCGACCAGCTGCGCACGTCTGCCCTGCGGCTGCCTGGGGCCCAGGTGGAGAACTCCCGCCCCCAGCGTCGAGGCTCCGGTTTGACCTTTCCGGTGCGCTGTGGCAACATCGGAGGAACCTGGGAGGGGCACTTATCCCCGTTGTGCCAAGGCGATGACTGAGAATAGCTCGCGCGCTAACGAATCCGTCCCGGGAGCAGCACCACCGGGCGACGGCAAGTGGGACCATCCATCCTCCTGACTCTCCAAAATCCGTCGGGGATGTGACGACAAGCGTCATACAGAAGCGTGGCCGTAGCCTTGAGTGCTCCACAAGTAGCTG
This window contains:
- a CDS encoding response regulator produces the protein MSQKKILLVEDNEFNRKIVHDLLARQPYDLMEAHDGEAGVEAARREKPNLIIMDVQLPKLSGLEATRQIRAEPETAKIPIIVVTSFALSGDDKKAMDAGASAYLAKPYSPRQLLETIRKWLGDA
- a CDS encoding desulfoferrodoxin family protein is translated as MSTTSRWIAVWAAVTAAAVLAAPPARAGQEEQFTPEYKEVRSAPDPKHTPKIVAPDAVKRGQWFDVTVSVGSASDHPSLGEHFVRYIALYINGAEISRAYLHPVFSFPKVTFTIALDEGGVLKALEEPTHSAAWEASKPIKVTP
- a CDS encoding carboxypeptidase regulatory-like domain-containing protein; translated protein: MARIVVLAVVGCLLVAEPAPAASIKGAVLYAGPALEKKAIPINIDQYVCGKSHESDELIVGPNRGIRWAVVSIQPPPAAKWEPSSKPVQMDQQQCLYVPRVVIVPVGGTVEFLNTDRLLHNLHSVSTENPTFNRTQPKGRTIPMVFKKPETVRIDCDLHTWMRAYVVVAEHAFYAVTGPNGEFALDNVPPGKYTLKVWQEQLGTVTREVTVGDKDTTGVTVEMGKK
- a CDS encoding TIGR00730 family Rossman fold protein; amino-acid sequence: MIGSVTVFCGSSDAVDPKYFAAAVELGEKLAKRKWRLIYGGGGVGLMGALARAVLGHGGHVTGVIPRALLDLGVGETQVSELVVTDGLRDRKAIMDERGDAFVALPGGLGTMEEVLEALTLKQLGYHDKAVAVLDLDGFFDPLWAQFQRGIDEGFIKPEFLDLWYPAPDVDALLRYLEGYEPRRYGLKWTQ
- the chrA gene encoding chromate efflux transporter, with protein sequence MRLFLRLGFGGFGGPLVHIAMMETEVVERRRWLSKQEFLDGLALCQMLPGPASTQLGVLICHARGGLPGALIGGTAFILPGFCVMLAFTLLYERWGALPALGPVFAGIAPAVVAVILFSAWRLGRSAVTRLDVALVFGAGFAMTAWLRLDTALTLILCGAAAAVLRRLTAGAATARVWAMPALVTAAPEVYARLAWLWIKMGALVYGGGYVIIPVVRGEAVRHFGWMSDRVFLDGLALGQMTPGPIVNLSVFVGYQAGGLLGSIVAALGVFAPAFAVVLVAVPLMNRFKHLSWMKNFLAGVNASVVGAIVAATIPLVRSAVVSPFTAVVGLASVGILWRFKVDTVWLVLGAGAAGWLWSLRG
- the queG gene encoding tRNA epoxyqueuosine(34) reductase QueG, translated to MTLAAVTLTELVKARALELGFDRVSIGPASAPEHGDALRRWLEAGYAGTMGYLERRLGERLEPARVLPGARSVVCVALNYYQGEPAGDPSWAPVARYARGRDYHDVMTPRLAALAAHLAEACGAVSKGYVDTGPILERDLAARAGLGWVGKNTMLLHPDLGSWFLIGVLLTTAALDFDEPLPDRCGTCRACLDACPTGAFAAPYVLDARRCISYLTIEHRGPLDPALEGELGPWEFGCDVCQDVCPWNRKSPVTREGAFLPSAPYPGAERIAAMSDEELRARFAGTALLRPKPAGLRRNAAIARENAARPGRASA
- a CDS encoding class I SAM-dependent methyltransferase, which produces MSFSPRFLAALAAEELEALRVLDVGCGAGRLTLWLAPRAKHVSGLDRDPAAIRDARRLAGAARLSNVEFHEADVEREEYDRWQPDLVTAYLCASDAIIERAGRALAPGQCLAMVAFHVEQWKETGKVSRFAYDEARIERALRFHGFAPEVIEVEREVTRFTSLEEGLAAAVGLEDKWRVDGRWFRYVAFLEEGGRTLTRAHLIVKARRS
- the metH gene encoding methionine synthase, which gives rise to MSGAGSKLAQAFGGRILLMDGAMGTQIQARDLGAADFGGAALEGCNEHLNLTRPDVIRAIHEAYLDAGADLISPNSFGCAPYVLAEYGLAERCHEITLAGARLAREAADSRSTEERPRFVLGGMGPGTRTISVTGGVTFDQVLDAYYRQARALIEGGVDALLLETCQDTLNVKAAAIGVKRAMAEAGRSLPLMVSGTIEPMGTMLAGQGVDALYASLEHLGLFSIGLNCATGPEFMTDHLRSLSEIATCFVTAYPNAGLPDERGHYEETAESLALKMRRFVEEGWVNAIGGCCGTTPAHIAALARIAEGRTPRRPAASRAAAVSGIEAVYPADDNRPLLVGERTNVIGSRKFKELIVADKFEEAAEVGRAQVKGGAQVVDVCLANPDRDELADVDRFMARVTRMVKVPLMIDSTDAAVIESALKACQGKAIVNSINLEDGLERFDRVVPLLKTYGGAVVVGCIDEDKQQGMAVTRARKLAVTERSHALLTEQYGLAERDLIFDALVFPVGTGDANYIGSAVETIEGIRAIKARFPACKTILGISNVSFGLPPAGREVLNAVFLYHCIKAGLDYAIVNSERLERYPSIPEEERTLAEDLIYWRGTDPVAAFAAHFRGRKKEAKSTVALPLDERLGRYIVEGSKEGLLEDLALKLKEAGALAIVNGPLMKGMEEVGRLFNDNQLIVAEVLQSAEAMKAAVAYLEGFMEKDESATRATLVLATVKGDVHDIGKNLVEIVLKNNGYRIINLGIKIPPEELIAAYHQHKPDAIGLSGLLVKSAQQMVTTAQDLRAAGIEIPLFVGGAALTRRFTATRIAVEYGGPTLYAKDAMDGLDLANRVFGATTREAALERLRAEQEALRAGAAAAAAEQVAPAQAAPVAERSTVSRTVPVPKPSDLDLHVLRRVPLAHLYPYLNLQMLLGKHLGVKGSVARLLAEGDPTTVEINAVIEGLEREAAEHGWIDANALYRFFEARSSGDDLILYRDGREAARFHFPRQRGGERLCLSDYVRDAASGEPDYVALFTVTCGAGVRQLAERWKEEGEYLRSHAIQSLAIELAEALAEMLHARLRTQWGFPDPPGMALEDKLKARYQGLRVSFGYPACPNLADQRILFDLLEPAQIGLALTEGFMMDPEASVSALVFHHPEAKYFKAE
- a CDS encoding DUF4337 domain-containing protein, whose protein sequence is MPEGPEVETEKLHETIHEELEHGGGSFLKRIALTTAILAAFAAIASLRAGATVNVALVLKTEATRLQAEASDQWAYYQAKGLKAAVQEASATSWLAMGKEPPAKYLDDQKRYKDEQAEIRKKAEEKEHQRDEKSKEADELIHHHHGFASAVALFQVSIALGAVAALTRNRLVWFGSMGVGLVGIVLFAKTLFG